A stretch of the Coprobacillus cateniformis genome encodes the following:
- a CDS encoding PTS sugar transporter subunit IIA, translating into MKLMSVVDGKKKYLEEVNDEAFSQKMMGDGIAVVPSVGKVYAPASGRVSMLFPTYHAIGLILTDGVEVLIHIGIDTVEMDGEGFKSYVHVGDVVEEGTLLIEFDVEKIKNAGYETDVMVIITQLSQYSLIHKTEADELTIQDVILDIQ; encoded by the coding sequence ATGAAATTAATGAGTGTTGTAGATGGAAAAAAGAAGTATTTAGAAGAAGTAAACGATGAAGCATTTTCTCAAAAGATGATGGGAGATGGCATTGCTGTTGTACCAAGTGTGGGAAAAGTATATGCCCCCGCAAGTGGTAGAGTGAGTATGTTATTTCCAACTTATCATGCTATTGGATTAATATTAACAGACGGTGTAGAAGTCTTAATCCATATTGGTATTGATACAGTTGAAATGGATGGTGAAGGTTTTAAAAGTTATGTGCATGTTGGAGATGTGGTAGAAGAGGGAACCTTGTTAATAGAGTTTGATGTTGAAAAGATTAAAAATGCAGGATATGAAACCGATGTTATGGTTATCATCACTCAATTATCTCAATATTCATTAATTCATAAAACCGAGGCAGATGAATTAACAATTCAAGATGTTATTTTAGATATTCAATAG
- a CDS encoding Rpn family recombination-promoting nuclease/putative transposase: MRLATPLLKPDATLKNFFHYKSRFADIINLVCFDGQPILSRNSLSNEDTDMSTVFDFDEHPISFNAYRDTLVKVSVGGIYALIAIENQKAIDYHIPVRTFVYDASSYKKQYQDYLDEKKWNKEAKLKLIPIITVVLYYGERKWSGPRTLLDMMELPEEMKGIMNDWNTHIIDVKELDASLLTDKDNRDLIEGLQMFYKWQGDLEFFKERKMSRDTAIVLASLVDKGEELLKIVRKEEKEEIDMCESIDNFRKKAVQEGMCLTILKQLNKKVGYLSSEVVTMIENSSREQLEKLAVEIVSIKDEHDIFVLLQSY, translated from the coding sequence ATGCGTCTTGCTACACCTCTCTTAAAGCCTGATGCAACCTTAAAGAATTTCTTTCACTACAAGAGTCGCTTTGCTGATATCATCAATCTTGTCTGCTTTGATGGTCAGCCTATCCTTTCAAGAAACTCACTGTCTAATGAGGATACAGATATGTCTACTGTTTTTGATTTTGATGAGCATCCAATCAGCTTCAATGCTTATCGGGATACTCTTGTGAAAGTGAGTGTTGGTGGTATCTATGCCCTCATTGCGATTGAAAATCAGAAGGCTATTGACTATCATATTCCAGTCAGAACATTTGTCTATGATGCGAGCAGCTATAAGAAACAATATCAAGATTATCTAGATGAAAAGAAGTGGAATAAAGAAGCTAAGTTGAAACTTATTCCCATTATTACAGTTGTTCTCTATTATGGAGAAAGAAAATGGAGTGGGCCAAGGACATTGCTGGATATGATGGAATTACCAGAAGAAATGAAAGGAATAATGAATGACTGGAATACTCATATTATAGACGTCAAGGAATTGGATGCAAGTTTGTTAACAGATAAGGATAATCGAGATCTCATAGAGGGGTTACAGATGTTTTATAAGTGGCAAGGAGATCTAGAGTTTTTTAAGGAAAGAAAGATGTCAAGAGATACAGCGATTGTATTGGCATCACTGGTAGATAAGGGAGAAGAGTTATTGAAGATAGTCAGGAAAGAAGAGAAGGAGGAAATTGATATGTGCGAATCGATTGATAACTTTAGAAAGAAGGCAGTACAGGAAGGAATGTGTTTAACAATACTGAAACAATTAAACAAAAAGGTAGGATATTTATCATCAGAAGTCGTTACTATGATAGAGAACAGTTCAAGGGAACAATTAGAAAAACTAGCAGTTGAAATTGTATCAATTAAAGATGAACATGATATATTTGTTTTATTACAATCATACTAA
- a CDS encoding ABC transporter ATP-binding protein: MNKKWQSFKKSVAQIGPFISPYKWSFFIAIGMIIITNIVLAITPTIEGQITSLLMENALAIADKVPGAHIQFDIVIKIIVTLFIFYMIKTISQLIFTFTITNSIQNAMHDLRNALQEKIRHLPISYFDTHQYGDVLSRITNDVDTVSNALQQTLRQIIGGVLSLGLAIFMMSRINVAMTFVVLMIIPLALLITRFIVKRSQKRFTAQQKALGNLNGAITEMYTGYNEILLFNKQQKSIEQFKDINEELCQNAFKAQFMSSLISPSISLVTYIIIGTVGLMGCLYAIGGGMQIGQIQAFVRYIWQVNDPISQVSNLSSQIQSAFAAIERIFEVLNEKEEIETQVPQVIEQTKGQVSFDHVHFGYGDKEVIHDFNVEIESGQMVAIVGPTGSGKTTLISLLMRFYDVTSGSIRIDGIDIKDMRREDLHALFGMVLQDTWLFHGTVYDNLRYGRQNARKDEIIEAAKQANVHHFIRTQPEGYNMIINEEANNISQGEKQLLTIARAILKNPQILILDEATSSVDTRLEKMLQEAMHNVMKGRTSFVIAHRLSTIKSADLILVVKDGRIVEQGKHEELIMKKGFYEQLYNAQFQEDA; encoded by the coding sequence ATGAATAAGAAATGGCAAAGTTTTAAAAAATCAGTTGCTCAGATTGGTCCATTTATCTCACCATACAAATGGAGTTTCTTTATTGCCATAGGAATGATTATTATTACAAATATTGTTTTGGCCATTACACCAACAATAGAAGGACAAATCACCTCTTTATTAATGGAAAATGCTTTAGCAATTGCTGATAAAGTACCAGGAGCTCATATTCAATTTGATATTGTTATTAAAATTATTGTAACATTGTTTATTTTCTATATGATTAAAACAATTTCACAATTGATATTTACTTTTACAATTACAAATTCTATTCAAAATGCTATGCATGATTTACGTAATGCATTACAAGAAAAGATTAGACATTTACCAATTAGTTATTTTGATACTCATCAGTATGGTGATGTATTAAGTCGTATTACTAATGATGTTGATACTGTTTCAAATGCGTTACAACAGACATTAAGACAGATTATTGGTGGTGTTTTATCACTAGGACTAGCAATTTTCATGATGTCACGTATTAATGTGGCAATGACATTTGTTGTTCTTATGATTATTCCATTAGCATTATTGATTACGAGATTTATTGTCAAGAGATCACAAAAACGTTTTACTGCTCAACAAAAAGCATTAGGAAATTTGAATGGTGCTATTACTGAAATGTATACAGGATATAATGAAATTTTGTTGTTTAATAAACAACAAAAATCAATTGAACAATTTAAAGATATTAATGAAGAGTTATGTCAAAATGCATTTAAGGCTCAGTTTATGTCATCACTTATTTCACCTTCTATTTCTCTTGTCACATATATTATTATTGGGACAGTTGGATTAATGGGATGCTTATATGCTATTGGCGGAGGGATGCAAATTGGACAGATTCAAGCATTTGTTCGTTATATTTGGCAGGTCAATGATCCTATTTCTCAGGTAAGTAACTTATCTTCACAAATTCAGTCTGCGTTTGCTGCAATTGAAAGAATCTTTGAAGTTTTAAATGAAAAAGAGGAAATAGAAACACAAGTACCACAAGTGATTGAACAGACAAAAGGTCAAGTCAGTTTTGACCATGTTCATTTTGGATATGGTGATAAAGAAGTTATTCATGATTTTAATGTTGAAATTGAAAGTGGACAGATGGTTGCTATTGTGGGACCAACTGGCTCTGGAAAAACAACTTTGATTAGTTTATTGATGCGTTTTTATGATGTAACATCTGGCAGTATCCGCATTGATGGCATTGATATCAAAGATATGCGTCGTGAAGATTTGCATGCCTTATTTGGAATGGTTTTACAAGATACCTGGTTATTTCATGGAACAGTTTATGATAACTTGCGTTATGGTCGTCAAAATGCACGAAAGGATGAAATTATAGAAGCTGCAAAACAAGCAAATGTTCATCATTTCATTCGTACACAACCTGAAGGCTATAACATGATTATTAATGAGGAAGCAAACAATATTTCTCAGGGTGAAAAACAGCTATTAACAATTGCACGTGCTATTTTAAAAAATCCTCAGATTTTAATATTAGATGAAGCTACATCTTCAGTAGATACTCGTTTAGAAAAAATGTTACAAGAGGCTATGCATAATGTTATGAAAGGGCGTACAAGTTTTGTCATTGCACATCGTCTTTCAACAATTAAGAGTGCTGACTTGATACTCGTAGTGAAAGATGGGCGTATTGTTGAACAAGGTAAACATGAAGAACTTATTATGAAAAAAGGCTTCTATGAACAATTATATAATGCTCAATTCCAAGAAGATGCATAA
- a CDS encoding ABC transporter ATP-binding protein — translation MKLILKYLLKYKKLLVLNVISVFGFALVELGLPTIIANMIDIGVATEDKGYLYMMWGVAIAISIAGVLGTILLGYCCAKISTSITRDIRNDIFTKVQDFSPSEFNKFGISSLITRTNNDAFQIQLFVNVILRTALLTPVMIAVSFFMTLKTSLDLSLVIVATLPLIIIGVIIVAKVSEPMSQKQQSSLDHLNRISRENLTGIKVIRAFNNDHYEQARFNDTNSEFTGHTKRIFKLMNSADPIFFLVMNIAILFIFYIAATMIGAGTLQVGKLVAFQDYLFHAMFSMLLFCSVFVMYPRAAVSAKRIQEVLNSDIIIQDHQKVTKQPISKEHTLSFDNVTFVYPDGEEAVLKDVSFSAKQGETIAFIGSTGSGKSTLINLIPRFYDVSCGKITVDGINIQDYSMKELRDKIGFIPQKAMLFTGTIADNIRYGKEDATDEEVAHAARIAQGYDFIMEKPLGFHEVITESATNVSGGQRQRLSIARAIIKKPQIYIFDDSFSALDFKTDASLRKALKDETKESIVLVVAQRISTIMDADQIIVLHEGQVVGKGKHHDLLKTCPIYHEIAASQLSEEELAYE, via the coding sequence ATGAAATTAATATTAAAATACTTATTGAAGTATAAAAAGTTACTTGTTCTCAATGTCATTTCTGTCTTTGGGTTTGCACTTGTTGAATTAGGACTTCCAACAATCATAGCTAATATGATTGATATTGGAGTTGCCACTGAAGATAAAGGATATCTTTATATGATGTGGGGTGTTGCCATTGCAATATCAATTGCTGGAGTTCTAGGAACAATCTTACTCGGGTATTGTTGTGCGAAAATTTCAACATCAATTACACGTGATATTCGAAATGATATTTTTACAAAAGTCCAAGATTTTTCACCAAGTGAATTTAATAAATTTGGAATTTCTTCATTAATCACACGTACAAATAATGATGCATTCCAAATTCAGTTATTTGTTAATGTGATTTTGAGAACTGCTTTATTGACACCAGTTATGATTGCGGTGTCATTCTTCATGACATTAAAAACATCTTTAGACTTGTCTTTGGTTATTGTTGCAACTTTACCATTAATTATTATTGGCGTCATTATTGTTGCAAAAGTGTCTGAACCAATGTCGCAAAAACAGCAATCTTCACTTGACCATTTAAATCGTATTTCTAGAGAAAATTTAACTGGAATTAAGGTAATACGTGCTTTTAATAATGATCATTATGAACAAGCAAGATTTAATGATACAAACAGTGAGTTTACTGGTCATACAAAAAGAATCTTTAAATTAATGAATTCTGCTGATCCGATATTTTTCTTAGTTATGAATATAGCAATCTTATTTATCTTTTATATTGCAGCAACTATGATTGGGGCAGGAACTTTACAAGTTGGAAAGTTAGTTGCATTTCAGGACTATTTATTCCATGCTATGTTTTCAATGTTATTGTTCTGTAGTGTTTTTGTTATGTATCCACGTGCAGCTGTTTCAGCCAAACGTATTCAAGAAGTTTTAAATTCTGATATTATCATTCAAGATCATCAAAAGGTGACTAAACAGCCAATTTCTAAGGAACATACGCTGTCATTTGATAATGTTACTTTTGTATATCCAGATGGTGAAGAAGCTGTTTTAAAAGACGTTTCTTTTTCAGCAAAGCAGGGTGAGACAATTGCTTTCATTGGTAGTACAGGTTCAGGTAAATCAACATTAATTAATTTAATTCCACGTTTTTATGATGTGAGTTGTGGAAAGATTACAGTTGATGGAATCAATATACAAGATTATTCGATGAAAGAACTGCGTGATAAAATAGGCTTTATTCCTCAAAAAGCAATGCTTTTTACTGGAACAATTGCTGATAACATTCGTTATGGAAAAGAAGATGCAACTGATGAAGAGGTTGCTCATGCAGCACGCATTGCACAAGGGTATGATTTTATTATGGAAAAGCCATTAGGCTTTCATGAAGTGATTACAGAAAGTGCAACGAACGTGTCTGGTGGTCAGCGTCAACGTTTAAGTATAGCCAGAGCGATTATTAAAAAGCCACAAATTTATATTTTTGATGATTCTTTTAGTGCATTGGATTTTAAAACAGATGCAAGTTTAAGAAAGGCATTAAAAGATGAAACTAAAGAATCTATTGTATTGGTTGTTGCGCAACGAATTTCTACGATTATGGATGCTGATCAAATTATTGTCTTACACGAAGGACAAGTTGTTGGTAAAGGGAAACATCATGATTTATTAAAAACATGTCCTATCTATCATGAAATTGCAGCTTCTCAGCTGAGTGAGGAGGAGTTAGCCTATGAATAA
- a CDS encoding MerR family transcriptional regulator, producing MSENREKYFTTGEFARICNVPKHVLFHYDEIGLFKPSIVKENQYRYYSHHQYDTFTIITILKSIGMSLNDIKIYLETRTPQLLIDLLNDQEKVLDQKMKELKRAKDFIKTIRSTTSHALQIQVNDIYLQYFDEEYILCSDDIHHKNNKSFEAYNDEYVRFYNNHLDTMDKVGTILSIDELCKQNYNTFQCLYTRVRKNNHRNIRIMKAGYYIVAYHQGDYQTISEAYQRALSYARKHHIILGENAYEEYVLSDIAVQDENKFITTIYLETNEKHIE from the coding sequence ATGTCAGAAAATCGTGAGAAATACTTTACTACAGGAGAGTTTGCACGTATATGCAATGTTCCTAAACATGTCTTATTTCATTATGATGAAATTGGATTATTTAAACCATCTATTGTAAAAGAGAATCAATATCGTTATTATTCTCATCATCAGTATGATACTTTTACTATTATTACTATTCTTAAAAGTATTGGTATGTCTTTAAATGATATTAAGATTTATCTTGAAACAAGAACACCTCAATTATTGATTGACTTATTAAACGATCAAGAAAAAGTTTTAGATCAAAAAATGAAAGAATTAAAACGAGCTAAAGATTTTATTAAAACAATTCGTTCAACAACTTCACATGCTCTCCAGATTCAAGTCAATGATATTTATCTTCAATACTTTGATGAAGAATATATTCTTTGTAGTGATGATATTCACCACAAAAACAACAAAAGTTTTGAAGCTTATAATGATGAATATGTCCGTTTTTATAATAATCATCTGGATACAATGGACAAAGTAGGAACAATTCTATCAATTGATGAATTGTGTAAACAGAATTATAATACATTTCAGTGTTTATATACCCGTGTGAGAAAAAATAATCATAGAAATATTCGCATTATGAAAGCTGGTTATTACATAGTTGCATATCATCAAGGTGATTATCAAACAATTAGTGAAGCCTATCAAAGAGCACTTTCTTATGCAAGAAAGCATCATATTATTTTAGGAGAAAATGCTTATGAAGAATATGTTTTATCAGATATTGCTGTTCAAGATGAAAATAAATTTATTACCACAATCTATCTAGAAACAAATGAAAAGCATATCGAGTGA
- the thrS gene encoding threonine--tRNA ligase: protein MANFDFKNDEQLNMLNHSCAHVLAQAIQHLYPNAKFWVGPVVSEGFYYDIDLGDKVIKDEDIPAIEKEMKKICKDGKRIIREEHSKAEAMEMFKDDPYKLDLISGLEDGHITCYRQGDFVDLCRGPHVETVKMCKNFKLLKHSGAYWKGDKDNKVLQRIYGVCFPTPEELQAYLDFLEEAKKRDHKKLGRELDLFMMSEYAPGMPFFLPHGMLLRNELEKFWYDEHTKEGYEFIKTPIMMSKELWEVSGHWYNYKENMYTSLVDEREFAIKPMNCPGSLLVYKNGLHSYKDLPIRMGELGQVHRHEASGALNGLFRVRTFTQDDAHIFMTPDQIESEVVRLIAFIDRVYSMLGLSYDIELSTRPEEKYIGELEIWEKSEAALAAACQAAGKDYKINPGDGAFYGPKLDFHVKDSLGRVWQCGTIQLDMNLPERFDLTYVDQNGEKVRPVMVHRVIFGSIERFIGILIEHFAGAFPLWLAPAQVKVIPVKNEYHLDYSQEIFKLLEAKGIRVEIDDREEKLGYRIREAQMKKIPYQLVLGDKERDERTVTYRQYGEQKQTTVSLDEFICMILKQIEDKAL from the coding sequence ATGGCAAACTTTGATTTTAAAAATGATGAACAATTAAATATGTTAAACCATTCGTGTGCTCATGTTTTGGCACAAGCAATTCAGCATTTATATCCAAATGCTAAATTTTGGGTTGGTCCAGTAGTGAGTGAAGGATTCTATTATGATATTGATTTAGGAGACAAAGTCATTAAGGATGAAGATATTCCAGCTATTGAAAAAGAAATGAAGAAGATCTGTAAAGATGGTAAACGTATTATTCGTGAGGAGCATTCTAAAGCAGAAGCAATGGAGATGTTTAAAGATGACCCATACAAATTAGATTTAATTTCTGGTTTAGAAGACGGACATATTACATGTTATCGTCAAGGTGATTTTGTAGACTTATGTAGAGGGCCACATGTTGAAACTGTTAAAATGTGTAAAAATTTTAAATTGCTTAAACATTCAGGTGCTTATTGGAAAGGTGATAAAGACAATAAAGTTCTGCAAAGAATTTATGGTGTTTGTTTTCCAACTCCAGAAGAATTACAAGCTTATTTAGATTTTTTAGAAGAAGCTAAGAAAAGAGATCATAAGAAATTAGGTAGAGAATTAGATTTATTTATGATGAGTGAGTATGCACCAGGAATGCCTTTTTTCTTACCACATGGTATGCTGCTTAGAAATGAATTAGAAAAATTCTGGTATGATGAACATACAAAAGAAGGATATGAATTCATTAAAACACCTATTATGATGTCTAAGGAATTATGGGAAGTTTCAGGACATTGGTATAATTATAAGGAAAATATGTATACTTCACTAGTTGATGAGCGTGAATTTGCTATTAAACCTATGAACTGTCCTGGCAGCTTACTTGTCTATAAAAATGGTTTACATTCATATAAAGATTTACCAATACGTATGGGTGAACTTGGACAAGTGCATAGACATGAAGCAAGTGGGGCTTTAAATGGTTTATTCAGAGTTCGTACTTTTACTCAAGATGATGCACATATCTTTATGACTCCTGATCAGATTGAAAGTGAAGTTGTTCGTTTGATTGCTTTCATTGATCGTGTTTATTCAATGCTTGGATTATCATATGATATTGAATTATCTACGAGACCAGAAGAAAAATATATTGGAGAATTAGAAATTTGGGAGAAAAGTGAAGCAGCTTTAGCAGCAGCCTGTCAGGCGGCTGGAAAAGATTATAAGATCAATCCAGGAGATGGAGCTTTCTATGGTCCTAAATTGGATTTCCATGTTAAGGATTCTTTAGGAAGAGTTTGGCAATGTGGAACTATTCAATTAGATATGAATTTACCTGAAAGATTTGATTTGACTTATGTGGATCAAAATGGTGAAAAGGTAAGACCAGTTATGGTTCATAGAGTTATCTTTGGATCTATTGAAAGATTTATTGGTATTTTAATAGAACATTTTGCAGGAGCGTTCCCATTATGGTTAGCACCTGCTCAAGTCAAAGTCATTCCAGTGAAAAATGAATATCATTTAGACTATTCTCAAGAAATTTTTAAATTGTTAGAAGCTAAAGGTATTCGTGTTGAAATAGATGACAGAGAAGAAAAACTAGGTTATCGTATTAGAGAGGCACAAATGAAAAAAATTCCATATCAATTGGTATTAGGTGATAAGGAAAGAGATGAAAGAACAGTCACTTATCGTCAATATGGTGAGCAAAAACAAACAACTGTCTCATTAGATGAATTTATTTGCATGATTTTAAAACAAATTGAAGACAAAGCATTATAA
- the pyk gene encoding pyruvate kinase yields the protein MKEKMKKTKIVCTIGPASESPKMLKKLVLAGMNVMRCNFSHGDFAEHGAKMQTMRDVNAELGTNCAILLDTKGPEIRTGDFEGGAANFKKGQVSTICVEDIEGTADRFTITYKDLYKDVKPGGFILVNDGQVELLVDHVEGTDIVCVCANDGKVKNKRGINVPGIKLGFEYLSEKDRADIAFGCEQDVNFIAASFVRRAQDVLDVKKVLVENGKPEIQIIAKIENSEGVENMDEILKVADGIMVARGDLGVEVPAEDVPLIQKELITKCKAAGKVVITATQMLESMQENPRPTRAEVSDVANAIYDGTDAIMLSGESAQGKYPEEAVMVMNKIALKTESTLDYASLHRKAVRTATDDASEAICMSVAEIATKFEVAAIIAFTESGFTAKKMSRYRPECPIIAATPYGETTRKLALNWGVKPVTCKQMDTTEGLLNLAEVIAKENGIDAGQTILVTGGTPGIEGTTSYLQLITVK from the coding sequence ATGAAAGAAAAAATGAAAAAGACGAAAATTGTTTGTACAATTGGGCCTGCATCTGAAAGTCCAAAGATGTTAAAGAAATTAGTTTTAGCTGGTATGAATGTTATGCGTTGTAATTTCTCACATGGTGATTTTGCTGAGCATGGAGCAAAAATGCAAACTATGCGTGATGTGAACGCAGAACTTGGAACTAACTGTGCTATTTTGTTAGATACAAAAGGACCTGAAATTCGTACTGGTGATTTTGAAGGTGGTGCTGCAAATTTCAAAAAAGGACAAGTTTCTACTATCTGTGTAGAAGATATTGAAGGGACTGCAGATCGTTTTACTATTACTTATAAAGATTTATATAAAGATGTTAAACCAGGTGGATTTATCTTGGTTAATGATGGTCAAGTTGAATTATTAGTTGACCATGTTGAAGGTACTGACATTGTTTGTGTATGTGCAAATGATGGAAAAGTGAAAAACAAACGTGGAATTAATGTTCCTGGAATTAAATTAGGTTTTGAATACTTATCTGAAAAAGATAGAGCAGATATTGCATTTGGTTGTGAACAAGATGTAAACTTCATTGCTGCATCATTTGTACGTCGTGCTCAAGACGTTTTAGATGTGAAAAAAGTATTAGTTGAAAATGGTAAACCTGAAATTCAAATCATCGCTAAAATTGAAAATAGCGAAGGTGTTGAAAATATGGATGAAATTTTGAAGGTTGCTGATGGAATCATGGTTGCACGTGGAGATTTAGGGGTAGAAGTTCCTGCTGAAGACGTACCATTAATCCAAAAAGAATTGATTACAAAATGTAAAGCAGCTGGTAAAGTTGTTATTACTGCAACTCAAATGTTAGAATCTATGCAAGAAAATCCTAGACCAACTCGTGCTGAAGTTAGCGATGTTGCTAATGCTATTTATGATGGTACTGATGCAATTATGTTATCTGGAGAATCTGCTCAAGGAAAATATCCAGAAGAAGCTGTTATGGTTATGAACAAAATCGCTTTAAAAACTGAATCTACTTTAGATTATGCTTCTTTACATAGAAAAGCTGTAAGAACTGCAACTGATGATGCATCTGAAGCTATCTGTATGTCAGTAGCTGAAATTGCGACTAAATTTGAAGTTGCTGCTATTATTGCATTTACTGAATCAGGATTTACTGCTAAGAAAATGTCAAGATATAGACCAGAATGTCCAATTATTGCTGCAACTCCATATGGAGAAACAACAAGAAAATTAGCATTAAACTGGGGTGTAAAACCAGTAACATGTAAACAAATGGATACAACTGAAGGTTTATTAAATTTAGCAGAAGTTATTGCTAAAGAAAATGGAATTGATGCTGGTCAAACAATTTTAGTGACTGGTGGAACTCCAGGTATCGAAGGAACAACAAGTTATTTACAATTAATTACAGTAAAATAA
- the pfkA gene encoding 6-phosphofructokinase, with translation MVKCIGVLTSGGDAPGMNAAIRAVTRTCLNRGIKIYGVRLGYKGLHDGDFIEFDRHSTRNIINVGGTFLKSARFPEFKDPAVREEAIKQMKKVGMEALVVIGGDGSYNGALKLTEMGINCIGIPGTIDNDIPDTDFTIGFDTALNTIVDALDKLRDTSSSHQRCTILEVMGRRCGDLAVHAGLACGAEMIVTSESGFDEKEIIETLKRSKASDKKHALIVITEHITDVHELAKRVEEETGFETRANVLGHMQRGGSPTARDRVLASRMGIKAVELLEEGKGGLCVSDVRGEIVGLPIEEVLGHKRTVNQGIYEDVLKLR, from the coding sequence ATGGTAAAATGTATTGGGGTGTTAACTTCAGGTGGAGATGCTCCTGGAATGAACGCAGCCATTCGTGCTGTGACAAGAACTTGCTTAAATAGAGGAATCAAGATTTATGGAGTCCGTTTAGGATATAAAGGGTTACATGATGGGGACTTTATTGAATTTGATAGACATAGTACACGTAATATTATTAATGTTGGTGGGACGTTCTTAAAGTCAGCACGTTTTCCAGAGTTTAAAGATCCAGCAGTGAGAGAAGAAGCGATTAAGCAAATGAAAAAAGTTGGAATGGAAGCTTTGGTTGTTATTGGTGGAGATGGTAGTTATAATGGCGCTTTGAAATTAACAGAAATGGGAATTAATTGTATTGGAATTCCTGGAACAATTGATAATGATATTCCTGATACTGATTTTACAATTGGATTTGATACAGCTTTAAATACAATTGTAGATGCATTAGATAAATTAAGAGATACATCAAGTTCTCATCAAAGATGTACAATTCTAGAAGTTATGGGAAGAAGATGTGGAGATTTGGCTGTTCATGCTGGTCTTGCTTGTGGTGCAGAAATGATTGTGACAAGTGAAAGTGGTTTTGATGAAAAAGAAATTATTGAAACTTTAAAAAGATCAAAAGCTTCTGATAAAAAACATGCATTAATTGTGATTACTGAACACATTACTGATGTTCATGAATTAGCAAAACGTGTTGAAGAAGAAACTGGTTTTGAGACACGTGCAAATGTTTTAGGGCATATGCAAAGAGGTGGAAGCCCGACTGCAAGAGATCGTGTTTTAGCAAGTCGTATGGGTATTAAGGCTGTTGAACTTCTTGAAGAAGGAAAAGGTGGTCTTTGTGTGAGTGATGTGAGAGGCGAAATCGTTGGATTGCCAATTGAAGAAGTCTTGGGACATAAGAGAACTGTAAATCAAGGTATTTACGAAGATGTATTGAAACTTCGTTAA
- a CDS encoding ATP-binding protein — protein MIKIGDMLEQPEIQKMKRESIYALSKEKNIQEFLKTYHLNTSIMDDYWVEFLDYNDDYQLCQGCQSLQNCRKDNQGMKKNLVYRDGEVILELESCLYGKALERRRLLLEKFVITNVNDDILLTDLTSLEIVKKANSLSPNGQNTLGHILKYLQEPNDKGLFLHGEMGTGKTTLLAGLMNSLAKKGKEIGFIHFPTYLIDLKASFSTGDTEYAMERLMKVDYLLLDGIGEENVTVWSRDEILLTILSYRLLNHLPTFFTSMYGYKDLKKVYTIKKGDEIRANTIISKLKALSIEIMLDEGKMKI, from the coding sequence ATGATAAAGATTGGAGACATGCTTGAACAACCTGAAATTCAAAAAATGAAAAGAGAGAGTATTTATGCTTTATCAAAAGAAAAAAATATTCAAGAATTTTTAAAGACTTATCATTTAAATACATCTATAATGGATGATTATTGGGTTGAATTCTTAGATTATAATGATGATTATCAATTATGCCAAGGGTGTCAATCTTTACAAAATTGTCGTAAAGATAATCAAGGAATGAAAAAAAATCTTGTCTATAGAGACGGTGAAGTTATTTTAGAATTAGAAAGTTGTTTATATGGGAAAGCATTAGAAAGAAGAAGATTATTGTTAGAAAAGTTTGTTATAACAAATGTGAATGATGATATTCTTTTAACAGATCTTACATCATTAGAGATTGTTAAAAAAGCCAATAGCTTATCACCTAATGGTCAAAATACATTAGGTCATATTTTAAAATATTTACAAGAACCCAATGATAAAGGTTTATTTTTACATGGTGAAATGGGAACAGGTAAAACAACTTTATTAGCTGGCTTGATGAATTCTTTAGCCAAGAAAGGAAAAGAGATTGGTTTTATTCATTTCCCTACTTATCTTATTGATCTTAAAGCTAGTTTTTCGACTGGGGATACTGAATACGCAATGGAGCGTTTAATGAAAGTTGATTATTTATTATTGGATGGAATTGGTGAAGAGAATGTGACAGTTTGGTCTAGGGACGAAATTTTACTGACAATTTTATCATATCGTTTATTAAATCACTTACCAACATTCTTTACGAGTATGTATGGTTATAAAGATCTAAAAAAGGTCTATACTATTAAAAAAGGTGATGAAATTCGAGCAAATACGATAATTTCAAAATTGAAAGCGCTAAGCATTGAAATAATGCTTGACGAGGGCAAAATGAAGATATAG